GCAATAATAAGTCTCTGCTTTTAACAATATTTAAAGCATTTTCATTGGTATCAATTAGCTCAATACGGCTATCTTTTGAATCAGTAACTTTGTTGCAGCTAAAATCGCTCCCTGCCTTATTGAAGGCGTAACTCCCTTGTTCGGTAAGTATCACACCTTTTGCACGCGAAGCCTTTAATGCGGTTATGAATGCGAATAATTGTTTATAGTTAAATTGGTACTTGTCGGAAAAAATCCAACCTTTACTGAAATAACCCTCACCATGATTATTGAGTTCAATAAATCCCTCTTGTGCTAGTCTTGTTTGTAGCGCTTGGCTCTGCTCACGCTCTTTTTTATAACCGAGTTCAATCGTATGTGAACTCTCGTGTAAAGAGGGGACCGCAATACCAATCATTGGTTTAGTTACTATTACTGTTTTAGGTTGTTGCGCTAACCAACTAGGGGCAATGTTACCGTGCTGCATTAAGTGTAATGGCTTATCTGTTAGCTCATTTTCGGCAATAAATAGCGCTAAGTTTTCTTCATCTTTTGCTGAGTAGGTGTCTGCTTTTGCCGCTAAGATGGTGTCTGCCACGTTGAGTTGCTGAACAAATGATGGATGCTCTGTATAGCGCTTATCGATAAGATTTCGAGCATCGACTAAACAGAGTATTGACTGCAGTGATATTGTTTCTTGAAATTTTCCCTTGGTTAATACTTCAACCACTTCTTTTGGGTGACCTAAACCTGTCGGCTCTATAAGTAGTCTGTCAGGTTTGGCTTTAGTAATGAGTTGGTTTAACGCGACTTGCATAGGCACACCAGAGGCACAGCACATACAACCACCAGGTACTTCACGAATAAATACCCCTTGTTCATTACTGCTACCAGCGAGTAATGCAGAATCTATCCCTATTTCGCCAAATTCATTAACAAGCACAGCCCAGTTTTCATTGTTGGGTTTATTGGCAAGTAATTGCAATATTGCTGTCGTTTTTCCTACCCCTAAAAAACCGGTAATGAGGGTAGTAGGGATAGCTGAAATTTTTGACGATATCTGGCTGAACATGAAATGTTACTCGGCTTAAGGCAAAGGTTGATGAGAAAATAGTACTGTGGGTGGTCAGGTAGCTTAAATACTATCACAAGCTTATCATTTCTTAATCTAGTGTTTATTGGGCTTATCTTAATAACGTTATTATTTGAGCGGGCGACATGACGATTATACTTCCGATAATGAATAAAATAATTAGCTGTCCTAACTTCTAGGACTTGGTGCTTAAGTTATACTTCACCGTGCCGATACTCTTATATATGTTTTAATAAATGCTTTGATAAATAGAGATAGATATTATGGACTCATCAATTAAACCCAATGCTACCTTTAGCCAAGATGTTCGATCTTTAGCAAAAGCGCAGGATAAAAAAGAAAATGGACCCATGGGTCAACAAGTATCGGATCTTGCCCATGAGAAAAAAATAGGGGAAGTACAAGAGCCTATTTCTGTCAGTAATAAAAAACAACTTAATGCTGCAATTATAGAGTCGACATTGAAATTTAGTAACACAGTCGGTGATCAACCGCTGTCACTGTTGTTAAAAACCGCCTTACAGGGAATCAACGAAGCGCTTAAAGAACGCGGGGTTGAAAGTAGCGTTGAAGATGCTTATGAGTCAGGCATTGATTTTAGTCCCGAAGCAACTGCGGAGCGTATTGTTTCGTTTAGCACTCAGTTATTGGGCTCTTATCGAGAGCAGCACCCGGAAATGGATGCAGAAGAATCGTTAGCGAGTTTTGTTGATATTATTGGTGGCGGTATTGAGCAAGGTTTTAGCGAAGCCAAAGATATACTTGGTAGTTTAAAAGTATTAGAGGGAGATATTGCTACTAATATTGATAAAACCTATGAATTAGTGCAACAAGGATTACAGTCTTTCGTTGATTCTTTTAGTCAGACAGAAGAAGAGTAACCCCTAGATAATTTCGTGGAATTAGCAAGGGTACTCTTGTTAATTGATAAGCTGAATCTACGCCATTGTACTCTGATTCAGTATCCTCCCAAGGGCTAGTTTCGATGCTTTATGTTATGTTATTGGTTTCGGGAAGGACACGGCACGAATACAGCTTATTAGAGAATGCAGACGTAATTATATTGAGCATATTTTCCTCAATAACCACTCTATTCAATCAATGCCTTGTCTTGATGTCTTTCTAATTCCTGCTGAATCCTGCATTTTAAAGTAATTTGAATATATAATAACGCTCTATTTTTTGGGCGAAAAAGAGCAAAAAACTCAACTCAAGCAGTCAACTATCTATGATCTTGATCTTGATCTGTAGTTAAATACTTCTTTAGTCACGCTCAATTCTGCATCTTGCAGTAGTTTAGGTATATAATGATGCCCCCTCTTGAAAAGACTTGTGTTAAATCAGGCCTGAATCTTATTGAAGAGAGGTTTCGTTGTAAAAAACGAAGACGTAACACTTACTGGATTTTACCAGATAAACACTAGAATTAAGCCCGAGTAGTATGGCATGAAGGTATTAGAAAAAGATTATCAGATTAACAGCGTCCGTAAGGCTATTGACGCTGGAGCTAACTCCATTATTGCATTACCTACGGGGGGCGGTAAGAGTATCTGTATACTTAAATTGTGCCAAGCAATGCCGGACAAGAAAGTCGTCATTAGTTTACGTAATGCGGCATTGGTTCCTCAATTATTGCACACCCTCACTATTAATGGCTTGTCTGTTAGTGTTGTTAAGTCAGGTTATAAGTATATAGCTGGCGGTGATGTTACTTTGGTAATGGAGCAGTCATTTGGCAGAAGAAAACACCTAAACATACAGTGCGATGTGCTTTTACGTGATGAGTATCATGTGGGATGCATGGGCGGCGTTTATATCGCGATGCGTGAAGAGTTATCTCCTGACTTAATTATAGGCCTAACTGCCACGCCCATTGATAGATTAGGCGTTTATATTGATAAGTCGATGCAATTGATTGAAGAAACGACTACTAAGATGCTGATTGAAGCGGGTGAATTAGCCAAGCCGGTTTACAAAGTACCTAGTCTATCTCAAGAGATAGATTACAGTGCTGTCAAAATGTATCGAGGTGACTTTAGTGTCTCTGGTTTAGATAATATATTACTGGAACATTGCTCTTTAGTGGCACAACAGACCGTTGATGATGCACTATCTCATGGTCGTAAAGTAATGCTGTTTGCTAACTCTATTAATCATGTAGAGTCACTGTCTGAGGCTTTTGATTTACTTGGTATTGAACATGAGCGTGTTCATTCTCAGCGTTCGTCTGATGAAAATGATGAAAGCATCCGTAGATATAAGTCAAACGAAGTTAGGCTAATAATCAATATGTCTATGCTAACGATTGGCTTTGATGATCCCACCACTGATTGCGTTGTTTTAGCTAGACCGACCAAGATATTAAGATTGTACTTGCAGATTATCGGCAGGTGTTTGCGTGCGTCAAAGGGCAAGACTAGTGCATTAATACTCGATTTAGCACAATGTATTTCTACCCATGGTTTTGCTGAGGATCTTAGAGATTTTACTCGTAAAACTTCGAAATCTGCAGCGATAATGGCTGAACGATTGAGCGTAACCAATATAGGTCAATTTGTTGATGGCGAGTTCACCTACAATGAATCAATCGAGCGTAAGGTTGTCAAGAAAA
The DNA window shown above is from Colwellia psychrerythraea 34H and carries:
- a CDS encoding DEAD/DEAH box helicase gives rise to the protein MKVLEKDYQINSVRKAIDAGANSIIALPTGGGKSICILKLCQAMPDKKVVISLRNAALVPQLLHTLTINGLSVSVVKSGYKYIAGGDVTLVMEQSFGRRKHLNIQCDVLLRDEYHVGCMGGVYIAMREELSPDLIIGLTATPIDRLGVYIDKSMQLIEETTTKMLIEAGELAKPVYKVPSLSQEIDYSAVKMYRGDFSVSGLDNILLEHCSLVAQQTVDDALSHGRKVMLFANSINHVESLSEAFDLLGIEHERVHSQRSSDENDESIRRYKSNEVRLIINMSMLTIGFDDPTTDCVVLARPTKILRLYLQIIGRCLRASKGKTSALILDLAQCISTHGFAEDLRDFTRKTSKSAAIMAERLSVTNIGQFVDGEFTYNESIERKVVKKRAPVIRRKPRDGLVASKELVDRAASNRAAALLRLNPRMEKLVSTIELVNIVYEQQDESSKMLDEVAMVKLVALIGFAYSDALVDSCTALVEGLHAQNQSIRGLPLRVSNLITSIAMQDLGVKEVVTKS
- a CDS encoding CobW family GTP-binding protein; translated protein: MFSQISSKISAIPTTLITGFLGVGKTTAILQLLANKPNNENWAVLVNEFGEIGIDSALLAGSSNEQGVFIREVPGGCMCCASGVPMQVALNQLITKAKPDRLLIEPTGLGHPKEVVEVLTKGKFQETISLQSILCLVDARNLIDKRYTEHPSFVQQLNVADTILAAKADTYSAKDEENLALFIAENELTDKPLHLMQHGNIAPSWLAQQPKTVIVTKPMIGIAVPSLHESSHTIELGYKKEREQSQALQTRLAQEGFIELNNHGEGYFSKGWIFSDKYQFNYKQLFAFITALKASRAKGVILTEQGSYAFNKAGSDFSCNKVTDSKDSRIELIDTNENALNIVKSRDLLLLAKDAI
- a CDS encoding DUF5610 domain-containing protein, translated to MDSSIKPNATFSQDVRSLAKAQDKKENGPMGQQVSDLAHEKKIGEVQEPISVSNKKQLNAAIIESTLKFSNTVGDQPLSLLLKTALQGINEALKERGVESSVEDAYESGIDFSPEATAERIVSFSTQLLGSYREQHPEMDAEESLASFVDIIGGGIEQGFSEAKDILGSLKVLEGDIATNIDKTYELVQQGLQSFVDSFSQTEEE